Proteins encoded within one genomic window of Carassius gibelio isolate Cgi1373 ecotype wild population from Czech Republic chromosome A4, carGib1.2-hapl.c, whole genome shotgun sequence:
- the LOC127969531 gene encoding sterile alpha motif domain-containing protein 3-like, with product MAQYKMYPTTEEYVQVAKALTLRYPFLKDKEGNGYHTWHMSLKRKFKFERTPLAEVEEVKRLKQKFGHSKKSLQPEESSGKEITRPLEINAVGEDATSIEGHVKVLQDQYRRTQPETHIVEDRMRRTFAWRRQEITSGMTVEDFVNKYPFLKSPSGLYQEIGFLYKCVQLSRHFREHFGHITSSVLRLAQGKSPLAKLHKEAREESLCEDHLGIDFKAALLMLPALFRENLEHFIVLGESEPSSPYPTVQVQETTDWKTVFTRRVTAVIKVDEIEICQANLCVLYGV from the exons ATGGCTCAGtacaaaat gtATCCAACTACAGAAGAGTATGTTCAAGTGGCTAAGGCCCTGACTCTGAGGTATCCCTTTTTAAAAGACAAAGAGGGCAATGGATAT caCACTTGGCACATGTCTCTGAAACGCAAGTTTAAATTTGAGCGGACACCTTTGGCTGAAGTTGAAGAAGTAAAAAGACTTAAACAGAAGTTTGGTCATTCAAAAAAGTCTCTGCAAcctgaagaaagcagtggcaaagAAATTACAAGGCCTTTG GAGATTAATGCTGTTGGAGAGGATGCTACATCAATAGAGGGACATGTGAAAGTCCTGCAGGACCAATATAGAAGGACACAGCCAGAGACTCACATTGTTGAAGATCGAATGAGGAGGACCTTTGCCTGGAGGCGGCAGGAGATTACTAGTGGTATGACTGTTGAAGATTTCGTCAACAAATATCCATTCTTGAAGAGTCCATCAGGG CTTTATCAAGAAATTGGTTTCCTGTATAAATGTGTTCAACTGAGCCGCCATTTTCGAGAACATTTTGGACACATTACATCAAGCGTGCTACGGCTCGCTCAAGGGAAATCCCCTCTAGCAAAGCTGCACAAAGAAGCTAGAGAAGAATCTCTCTGTGAAGACCATCTTG GAATTGATTTTAAAGCAGCACTTCTCATGTTGCCAGCCTTGTTCAGGGAGAACCTTGAACATTTCATTGTGCTTGGAGAG AGTGAACCATCCTCACCATATCCTACTGTTCAAGTACAGGAGACCACTGACTGGAAAACTGTGTTTACAAGAAGAGTCACTGCAGTCATCAAAGTTGATGAAATCGAAATCTGCCAGGCAAACCTTTGCGTTCTTTATGGTGTTTAA